Below is a genomic region from Ignavibacteriales bacterium.
GATGATAGTATTGGTGTTACCAAGGAACAGGAGGTTGATTACCTAAACCGTTCTTTCAACCGCCTGCAAGGTTTGCTTGCAATGGTGAATGATCTGCTTGATATTTCCAGGATGGAATTGAAAAGTAAGCAGCGAGAAATTAAAGAGCTGGATGTAGTTGCTGTTCTCAATTCTACAATTGAGTTTATGGAATTTGAACTAAAGAAGAAAAATATAACGGTTAATCTTGTAACTGATACATCATCAACAAAATTGAAAGCTGATCAAAATGAAATAACAAGGTTGTTTACAAATATTTTAAGCAATGGAATTAAGTACAATAAAGAAAATGGTTCTATCAATATAATTGTAGACCGATCAGAAAATTATTTGACGATAAAAATTGCTGATACCGGTATTGGAATGATATCAGAAGAAAAAGCTAAACTATTCCAGGAATTCTACCGTGCGAAAAATGAAAAAACACGCAGCATCAGCGGTACCGGATTGGGTTTATCAATTGTAAAAAGAATTGTTGATTCTTATAACGGCAAGATTAAAGTTGATAGCGAGTATGGTGCTGGAACAACATTCGTAATCTATTTTCCAATTACACAATAGAGGTTGTGAAAAAAATTTAATAACTAAAAAGACAGATTCATCTAAATAAAACTTAATTAACAAATTAAAAATCGGAGAAATGTTATGGCACTTATAGCGCTTATTGATGACGATCCGGATATTATCGATGCAAGTACACTTGTATTGAAATCGAAAGGATACGAGGTTATCACTGCTTCTAATCCAAAGGATGGTTATGATATTGTAGTTAAAAACAAACCCGACTTAATCATTCTTGATGTAATGATGGACGAGCCGGATGATGGTTTCTTTTTAGCACAAAAATTCAGAAAAGAAAACATTCATACTCCAATCCTGATGTACACTTCTGTATCCAAGGCGATTGGTATGGATTACGCCGCTGGCGAGCTTGTTCCTGTTGATGACTTTGTAGAAAAACCAATTTCACCAGAAGAACTCATCCAGAAAGTAGAAAAACTATTAATTCACCACCACGTGAAGGAGTAAGATATGTTAGTATTAGAAAAAAATACTTTAACCGAAGAAATAGAGCGCCTGATTGAGCAGTTTGGATGTGACAGAACTTCCTTACTTCCTATTCTTCAAGCAATTCAAAAAAAACATAAATACATTTCCGATTTTGCTCAGCAGGAAGTTGCCCGTTTGCTTGATATTCATCCTGTTGAAGTTTACAGTGTAATTTCTTTTTACTCATTTCTTTCATCAAAACCGCAGGGCAGAAACATTGTTAGGTTATGCCAAACAATTACATGCGATATGTCAGGTAAAGAAGCAGTTGCAATGGCTGTTGAAAGAGAACTCGGAATTAAATTTGGCGAAACAACAAAAGATAAAAAAGTTACTCTTGAATACGCAAATTGTTTGGGAATGTGCGATCAGGGTCCTGCAATGATTGTGAACGACAGAGTTTTCAGCCATCTTACGCCGGAAAAAGCTGTTCAAATTCTTAATGAGATTAAATAGGAGTTAACATGGAAAATATAGGAATTAAAACTCCACGCGATGGTGTTGTACTTTTTACAAAATATAATCGTGGAGAAGGAATAAAAAAAGCACTTGAACTTGGAAGGGAAAATGTCCTTTTCGAAGTACGCGAATCAAAATTAAAAGGAAGAGGCGGGGCAGGATTTCCAACAGCTACAAAATGGATGTTAGTTGCAGCCGCAGTTGGAGATGCAAAATATGTTGTTTGCAATGCAGATGAAGGTGAACCCGGTACATTTAAAGACCGAGTATTGCTTCTTGAATATCCTGAACTTGTTTTTGAAGGAATGGTAATAGCTGGCTTTACAATTGGAGCAAAATTAGGAATACTTTATCTGCGCGGTGAATACGAGTATATGCTTCAACCGCTGAAGGATTATCTTGAAGTGATGAGAAAAGATAACCTGCTTGGAGAAAATATTCTTGGTTCTAATTATAGTTTTGATATTGTAATTCGTCTTGGATCCGGCGCTTATGTATGCGGAGAAGAAACTGCATTGATAGAATCGCTTGAAGGTCATCGTGGTGAAGCGCGTAACCGCCCACCTTATCCTGTTAATACCGGCTTTTGGGGCAAACCAACCACAGTTAATAATGTAGAAACACTTGCTTCAGTTCCACACATATTAATTAAAGGTGGAACTTGGTATGCAAAACATGGTACTGATAAATCAACTGGTTCCAAGTTGTTATCTGTTTCCGGTGATTGCGAAAAACCTGGAGTTTATGAATTACCATGGGGAACAAAGATTAAAGATTTATTAGAGATAGTTGGTGCAAAGAATACGAAAGCAGTTCAGATTGGTGGAGCTTCCGGAATTTGTGTTCCTAAATCTCAATTTGATAGAACACTTGCTTATGAAGATGTTGCCACAGGTGGCAGTATTATTATTTTTAATGAAAGCAGAAGTATGTTAAAAGTTCTTAAAAATTTTCTTGAATTCTTTGTAGAGGAATCTTGTGGACAGTGTACACCATGCAGAATTGGGAATGTTAAACTACTTGAATGTGTAAAGAATATAGAAAAAGGTGTTTATACTTTTGCCGAAATAAACAAGATGAAAGAATTAGGCAAAACAATGCAGGTTGCTTCTAAATGCGGATTAGGGCAATCCAGTCCAAATGCATTCCTTTCAATCTTAGAAAATTTTAAAGAAGAATTATTCAACAAAAATGGATTCGGAGGCAGGAATGGAAAGTAAAGATAAATTAAGAGCGCCGGTTAGCCAGAAGGCTCACATTGTTGAAAAGCCAAAAGATACCAGTGCAATTGGCGGTAAAGTAACAATTGAAATAAATGAAAAGAAAATTTCTGTTCCATTTGGTACTACAATTTTAGATGCTTGCAAGGAAAATCAAATTCATATTCCAACATTGTGTCATCATCCGGATTTATGTGTAGCCGGTGTTTGCCGTATTTGTGTTGTGGAAGTTGAAGGAATGAGAACACTCCAGGCTTCCTGCGCTTTTCCAATTACAAATCCAATTAAGATTAAAACATCTACTCCGATGGTAAGAAAAGCCCGCAGACATGTAATCGATTTACTTTTAAGCGAGCATTATGGTGAATGTTATTCCTGTTTCCGAAATCAGAATTGCGAATTGCAAGATCTGGCAAAAGAATATGGTGTTGATGAATACAACTTTGGACATGTTACTAAAGAAAAATATGAAGTTGATAAATCCTCAGCTTCAGTTATTCGTGATATGAACAAATGCGTTCTATGTAAACGCTGCGTAAGAACTTGCATCGATCTTCAGGAGGTTGGTGTGCTTGAAGCTATTAACCGTGGGCACGAAACACGCATTGGTACATTCCTGGATAAACCGCTTGCTGATGTAATTTGTATTAATTGCGGACAATGTATTAACCGTTGCCCAACTGCTGCTTTAAGAGCAAACGATCCTTCTGATGAAATTTGGGCTGCTATTGATGATCCTACAAAGCATGTAGTTATACAAACTGCGCCATCACCAAGAGCTGGGATTGGAGAGGAATTTGGATTAGAACCAGGTAACTCTCTAACAATGGAAATGAACACTGCATTAAGAAGAATTGGTTTTGATAAAGTGTTTGATACAAACTTCACAGCTGATTTAACAATTATGGAAGAAGGAACCGAGCTTCTTTTAAGATTGAAGCAAGCTTTAGTTGAAAAAGATTCCAATGTTAAACTCCCGCAGTTTACTTCTTGTTCACCAGGCTGGGTAAAATTTATCGAGCATTTTTATCCAGAATATTTAGATTATCTCTCAACTGCAAAATCTCCACAGCAAATGTTTGGTGCATTAATAAAAACTTTTTATGCAAAGGAAACTAAGATTGATCCTGCAAATATTGTTTCGGTTGCACTTATGCCTTGCTCAGCTAAAAAGTTTGAATGCAACAGACCAGAGATGACAGCTTCCGGTTATAAAGATGTTGATTATGGATTAACAACCCGCGAATTGGCAAAGATGATTAAAGAAGCTGGTATTTACTTACCAGAAATGCCCAAGAGTCATTTTGATGATCCATTTGGTGATGCATCTGGTGCAGGTTTAATTTTTGGTGCTACTGGTGGAGTTATGGAAGCTGCTTTAAGAACAGCTTACGAAATTGTAACAGGCAGACCAGTTCCATTTAAGAACCTTAACATTGAACCCTGCCGTGGATTTGATGGAATCAAACAGGCATCTGTTAAGTTAGAAGGTTGTGTACCGGCTTGGAGTTTTCTTGAAGGTGTTGATTTGAAATTTATGGTTGCTCACGGAACTGCGAACGCCAAGAAAGTTATGCAG
It encodes:
- the nuoE gene encoding NADH-quinone oxidoreductase subunit NuoE yields the protein MLVLEKNTLTEEIERLIEQFGCDRTSLLPILQAIQKKHKYISDFAQQEVARLLDIHPVEVYSVISFYSFLSSKPQGRNIVRLCQTITCDMSGKEAVAMAVERELGIKFGETTKDKKVTLEYANCLGMCDQGPAMIVNDRVFSHLTPEKAVQILNEIK
- a CDS encoding response regulator translates to MALIALIDDDPDIIDASTLVLKSKGYEVITASNPKDGYDIVVKNKPDLIILDVMMDEPDDGFFLAQKFRKENIHTPILMYTSVSKAIGMDYAAGELVPVDDFVEKPISPEELIQKVEKLLIHHHVKE
- a CDS encoding iron hydrogenase, with product MENIGIKTPRDGVVLFTKYNRGEGIKKALELGRENVLFEVRESKLKGRGGAGFPTATKWMLVAAAVGDAKYVVCNADEGEPGTFKDRVLLLEYPELVFEGMVIAGFTIGAKLGILYLRGEYEYMLQPLKDYLEVMRKDNLLGENILGSNYSFDIVIRLGSGAYVCGEETALIESLEGHRGEARNRPPYPVNTGFWGKPTTVNNVETLASVPHILIKGGTWYAKHGTDKSTGSKLLSVSGDCEKPGVYELPWGTKIKDLLEIVGAKNTKAVQIGGASGICVPKSQFDRTLAYEDVATGGSIIIFNESRSMLKVLKNFLEFFVEESCGQCTPCRIGNVKLLECVKNIEKGVYTFAEINKMKELGKTMQVASKCGLGQSSPNAFLSILENFKEELFNKNGFGGRNGK
- a CDS encoding NADH-dependent [FeFe] hydrogenase, group A6 translates to MESKDKLRAPVSQKAHIVEKPKDTSAIGGKVTIEINEKKISVPFGTTILDACKENQIHIPTLCHHPDLCVAGVCRICVVEVEGMRTLQASCAFPITNPIKIKTSTPMVRKARRHVIDLLLSEHYGECYSCFRNQNCELQDLAKEYGVDEYNFGHVTKEKYEVDKSSASVIRDMNKCVLCKRCVRTCIDLQEVGVLEAINRGHETRIGTFLDKPLADVICINCGQCINRCPTAALRANDPSDEIWAAIDDPTKHVVIQTAPSPRAGIGEEFGLEPGNSLTMEMNTALRRIGFDKVFDTNFTADLTIMEEGTELLLRLKQALVEKDSNVKLPQFTSCSPGWVKFIEHFYPEYLDYLSTAKSPQQMFGALIKTFYAKETKIDPANIVSVALMPCSAKKFECNRPEMTASGYKDVDYGLTTRELAKMIKEAGIYLPEMPKSHFDDPFGDASGAGLIFGATGGVMEAALRTAYEIVTGRPVPFKNLNIEPCRGFDGIKQASVKLEGCVPAWSFLEGVDLKFMVAHGTANAKKVMQMLQKGELKDVHFIEIMACPGGCIGGGGQPIPTSMEIRKKRAQAIYAEDESLALRKSHENEHVKSIYETFLTDGPCGHLSHKLLHTHYIKRGKYIA